The genomic region TGTACTTAGCTTGCTAGCAAAGCAAATATTCCTAATTTTGTTAAAAGCTCTATAAATATTAACTCAATCTAATAGGCATTAAGTAAACCATTTATAATAATTAGAATTACCATAAATTATATAATATGGTTATATAAAAAATAACCCCAAACTACCAAGTTAAatctcaataaatcattgcatagcTTAAGATTTTTGTAATGGCAAAAATTGTATACCCATGCCCATTTCCCTTATGCTTTGGACCCAGTTCAATTTGAGTGATTTTGTATATAACAAGTATGCAAATGACACATTTTTTGTTTAGAGTGGATACATAACTTGAACCCTATTCACTCCTATTTGAGCTCTTTCTAAGGGATTGGTATTGATCCTTATTTTTTCCCATTACCATCCTTGGTCAAATACACGATCATAAAAGAGAACTTGACCAATCCCATGCATACATAAatgatctctttttttttttagttcAAGTTCCTATTTGGGCTAACTTGACATATCCTTACCCTGATTGTTGTGTTTTGAATAAAGGAAGAAACCATTTTGTTTTTGACTCTTGTTGTTGTACTTAAAAGGGCCACCCTAGTTAATTTTCGAAGCCTCTAGTATCACTTGAATCTCTTACATTCTATTCACTCTTTTAGTGTGTTAGTTATTGCTTTCATGTGAAGCTAGTAGCTTTTTGATCCCATGTCGATGGTAAGTATTCttgttattgttttttattaattttttagatTATCATAATACATGTCTTCACACATTTTATTTTATAGTTCTATATGTGGGGCTACAAAATTAGGTAAATGTAGGTCCCAAATGGTTATTTTAAGAAATAAGGCATACCTTTTATGTAGAGTGTGTTGGAACGTGTCCAACATCTCCCCTCaagattcgtgacatggtttaatagcctcataTGGGTTCCTTAACTGGGATGGTAGCAATTTCCTAAAAAGGTGCATCTTTTGGGAAGAACGACCAACTCAACTCCCTACAAGTGGTTTTAGAGAAAGGTCATAGGTTTGAATCCTCTTGGGTAAGATTGAGGaaagattgttggattgttggaacGCCAGAATGTTTCTTAGAAATATCATTAATACTTGAACATATTATCAAGAAAATTTATAACAGAATTTATGTTACGAGAGTATTTGGGGCACCTTGCATATTTGAGAATGTTGTCCTTGATCTTCTATTTAGTTGTTGAATCTATTTCCTTGCATGTTTTGACACGAGGGAGTAATTAACCATGCCACATGCAAACCAATGAGAATCATTGACAAATTCTTAATCTAAGTTGAACTAAGAACATAAAGTTGAGTTGAAACCAAAACTTTAAAAGTTAGAGGAGATTGAATTCATAGTCAAAGATGAGATCAAAGGGCTATAATAGATCTACATTTATGAGATCAAATTTGGAGCCACGAAAAATGATCCAAAGCGACAAATAAACCATCAACTTTATCTAAGGCATTCAATCAAATATTAATGATATTGGTAAACTATTGACAAATTAACATCTAAAAATTGCCAAAGTTTTCCAACTAAATATTATTTATTGTCTTCTTTATTTCAAACCATTATATTCATTTACATTTATTACATCATCAAACAACATATAGTCTAAGATAAATTCTAAATATTTCATGCTATTTATATATTTAGGGTTTCATGTAAAAGGAAATTTATTTAGCATTTACTCAAGAAGCTCAAATTTCCAAACATGTAAGTTGTAGATTCATTCTAAATAATTTGGAGTGCATATACACCATTCTGTAtattaattttgatagaaaattcaaaCCTATTTAAATGATTCACCTTCTTGGATAAGAAGAGAgttgtttatttttcattttacTTGTTTAGTTCGAAATAATCTCAATATTTAAAACaatttgatattaaaaaaaatctcaaaatctaTTCTTTACATTTTAATGGTGGAAAACTTGTACACTTGAAAGAGAGGTAACAAGCTCAAATATTATAGAAGGTAGCATAATTTGGTGCCTCCTACATTCTGGAAGTATAAGGAGTCTCATACCCACACTTGAATGCCTCCTACATACTAAGAGTATGAAGACTTCCATATCATAGAATGAGGACCCACATTAGATGCTTCCTACATACTAACTTTCATAACATACCATTCATTTGTAGACCAAAAAATAATTTGCTCAATATCATAGACTAtagaacataattaaatattagtaATTAATAAAGCCTTACAAATTACATCCAAATGTTTAGAGTTATTATTATATATAACAATCTCATAGACTTAAAAAGTTATTCTATAATAttctattctatattattaacaaccaatttatttattcaaatattTTAATGACAACTTGGTTAGAAAATTTGGTAAAAATGGCTGCTAGAAATATACAACAAAAATtaagtattaaaaaaataaaaaagaaagagtcCTCTCTGTCATAAACTGTCTTTGACGTGGTTGACGTTAAATCTTCCATTCCATTCTAGTCGAAGATGGGAAACTCGTTTGTATAAGTGCTTCCAACCCTCACAACGTGGCCAAATGAGCTCCGCCATATTCATCATCACACGGTCGTCTCTGGCGGCCGGTAACACCACACATTCAACAAATCTGTATAATATCTAAACGATCTGATCTCCATCCATATCAGAACTCGTTCCCTATTCCAGCAAGACCTCACCATAAAACAGAGCAGAACAGTGGAAGCAGATTCTTAAACAGTAAGAGTAACATGGCTCCAGGTGTAATGGCGGCGTCACAGGTGGCCTCAGGAATCGGGATGATTGTTGGAGCTTGGGTTTTCAAAGCCCTATGGGAGAATGATCAGCCCAAGTCATTTGTAAGGGGAGGGGCGGCCCCCAGATGCGCTACCTGTAATGGGTCCAAGAGGGTTCCCTGCATCTGCAAGCGCTGGTCTGATGGAGATCAAGGTTGCTCTACATGTGACCGCACGGGTATGAGGACCTGTTCCAGTTGCGGCGGCTCTGGAACCGGGCGCCCTCTTCCCGTTAAGCTTCGTATCTCTAATGGACAGAACAAGCTTTAGTTGGAAGTCTGGTTCTTTGATTTGCttttatatgtataatatgtaaaataCAATCCGCTGTAATATGGGATCTCCACAGGTTGGTTTTGATCCAAAGAGCAAGGAATTGTAGGTGGATGCATTACTCAATGCTAAGATacttatttcatttaatttttcatTCAATTGCGGCAGGGTTTCCCCAAATTTTGCCCTTTTGTTATTTGCCTAATTCTGCATACTTCCATTTTTTTGCGCTCAAATGTGTTTGTGCTCAATAAATTTGTTGATTTCAAGTGTTGGGTTTTTTCGCTAAGGACAAATTTCATGCAATCATCGTTTTGATGTATTCATTAGTATTATTTGCAGACTCAATTTTACTATGAAAATATGTTGTAGAACAAATTTCAAGCCCCAAATGTTTTCGTTGCTTTATTTAGTGTATTGTCTCTTTATAACTCTGTTAGTTTGGAACATAGAGACATATATTTGAGAGTTGAAACGGCGCTGGATATAGGAAGGAAGGGCAGAGTCAGTTTCGAACATAGAGAGGGAGATATTTAAGAAATTCTTGTCAGAGGCCAAAGCATATGACAATTGAAATTTTCTAATTTGTTAATTAGATTCTGTTAAGAACTTTGCAAGATGACTTAATCAAAATTTACAAGGTAAACTTTAAACGCGTCTCTATGAGGAGGAGCATATATCTACCAGGTTTCGAATCTAGGATGCTGTGGCAGCAAACACTGCAACTTAAGGCCAAAGTTATAAACCAAATATACGTAATCAGAGTATTTTCACTTATTAAACAAACTTTACAACTTCACAGAAGAAATGGAACCACAATTTGAATCATACAAGAAATCTTTgtggtgtttttttttgttttagtatTTTTTTGCTTTATTTTGGAAACCCTCATAGCTGCATCACATACTGCGTAATTCCTTTTGCATATCTACCAGGTCTGGGAAGTATTTGGCTAAACCCAGCATGGAGCTTTTAGATTGGCTGCAACTATCATTTCGACGCATAGTGACCTATTGCAATTACAAGGCATTGATTAATTACTGAAATCAATCAAAATAAGTCAATGTTTTTCTTGTGAAAATGCTTGTCAGAGGTTTTTCTGGATCTTCTTCCTGTGCACCAATAGGACATTTTTCTGTTCATATATTTTGACATGCTTATTTGTTGAGTTCGTCCAACGGTACTATCAAGCGTGCTTGTTGTTAGTCTGCttaaaatcttttggaattttCTTCTGTCAAACTAGGTGTCTCCTACTCTCAGTTTATAGAAGTTTGTCTAACTTTCTTTTTTATTTCATATGAAATTGGCAAGGATTCATTTTATATGGGTCTATTTTCAAGTTCCTTTGGAATATCCTACTGATAGCTTAGAACAAAGTCATTTGCATAAGCTCATATGGATAACCCTCTCAGAATATTTTGTCTGATGTCTCAATCATCATTAGGGGAGCAAATGTCTCAATTTAATGCTTCACTAACTGGGAGATTGCAGCCCTTTTCCTTGATAATTAGGGGTTTAGCTATGCCTGGACAGTTTTGTTTAGTTGCTTGGACATCAACGGGCTCTAGATGTATAGTTGCTTGGGCAATAACATGCTCTGGATGCATCTCTGTCTGTCTGTCATGCAATTCTGATGGCTTTCCATTATTCTAATAAGTCAGTTTCATCTCAACCTTTTCTATTGTTAGAACAAAGATTCTTGCTGGAAGTTATTTGCATAATTTCATATGGATATCATTAGTACAAGTTTTTGTCTATTATCCTACTTGTCAGTAGGGGAACAAAATTTTGAATATAATCGGTTCACTAGTTGGGAGATTGTGGCCCTTTTCATTGATAATTAGGTCTTTAGCTACTCCTGGAGGATTTTGTTTTTTCCAGCTGCCTGGGTATCAACAGGCTCTAGATGAAGCCTTAAGTCTCGTATGCATTTCTGATAGCTTTGTGTTATTCTAAGAAGTAACTTTCAGCTAACTCTCTAATATTGAATGAAAATTGGCTAAAGCTTAGTCATAAATTCAATAGCTCGTTATTTGAATAAGCTTGGTAGTATATTTTTTGGTAGGGTGTTTTGATAAATAATGCATTGATGGCCACGCCACATCACATCTGATTCCTTCAGCTTAGGTGTAAGGTTTGAATGGTGTTTAATCAGTCCTCTTTATCCCATGCCTTTTGGGTGGAGCAGGCTACAACTCCAATGGAAGTCTACTGGCTGGTCTACAATGTCATTAACCCACCAATGGAGCAATTGGCAAAAAGCTTGGGAGCTTTCCAAGGATGAAACATATTACTTTGTTCTGCCAGCATTCTTTTCTGCTTTTTTGTAGATATACAAGAACTTCTTGAGCTAACTTATAAATAAAGAAGAATTTTCAAATTACTGAGTGAGTTGTCTTTGTGATACAAGACAAACAGACAGCAATCCCTGGATTTCATGATTTGCTAATCCGGAGAACAAAATGGTGTCCACTTTTTAAATTCTATTCGACGTACATGTACTGAGGTCTGTGAGAAGCTGCTGGGCCTGCACCAATCAGGTTGCCACCCCCCACCCACTTCCACCTCCACCCGTAGAGATTTTGTTTAATTGTTTCTTTTTCAGTGCAAATATGTGCGTTGAATTAACTACTAAATACTAAAACCAATGAAAAACTTGGGCTTTTCTTTCTAATTGAAGATATTATGTGAAACCTAATGGTGGAAACTGGCAGTTTTGTAATTGTTCTGGATTTGTTTTTCCTGCACTAAAAGATGCATGTTTTGTTCCAATTAATTGATGAACAAGCTCAATATCACAATATCATTTAAATGAGGTCTTCTGATATTTTTGTGGGGAATGCCATTAATCTAAGTTTGTAAAGCAACCTTTGCTATTAGCATGGATGGAGCTCCAGTAGACAATTCTTCTCAAATTTACCTCAATTTCTTATGGGTATCAGCCCTATTAAAGACACTAGAAGATTGTGAATTACAATACTACTACTCTGCTGGTGTGAGTGTCAAACCACCTTTTGTTGACAGTTAATATAGACTATGGTGCCCTCAGCTCTTATTTTTATCCGAATGATTTTGATAAGATACAAAGAATGCTTCAGCTCACCTGTAAGTATTGAATGTAAATTGGAAAAGTGAAAATCACCTGTACATTAAAGAATGGGGGTTTGATCTATACAAATGGAAAATGTTAAGATTACACGCAAAATTCTAGGTCAGTTTCAAAGAATATTTTCATGGGTAATTTAGTTTCTGGAAATTCTGTTTCTGTATTAAACAGGAAAACCAGAGATCCTATGGGCAATCTTTGCAAGTACAATTAAGCCAACTGACAAAGCTTCAATTTATAACCAATCATATGAGGAACTTCGCAGGGCCAGAATTGACATTTTTACTGTATCTCATGATGCTacaaataaataacaaaaaaaaaatgagaacGAACAGCCATTCATCTCTACTATTTTCTCAAGTTGTTCTATTAAAAACTGTATAAGCAATCATGAAGATTCACTCTAAAGTGTTGCCGATGTAGCTTCCACGAAATCATTAGGGCCTATACTAGTTCTAGATTCGAAGCTACTAATGGAGAATCTTCCAGGGGTAAAACATGGAGAAAGAATAGAAAAGTTTCCTCAGGTTCAGGTGGCGAATCCATCAGTGTGCTCCATCACTGTATCTTTCTCTTTCCAGAGAATACCAGCAATGCTGTGAACTGCCTGtcaatcttgtcattgttgacaataAAACCTCTATTCTTGACACTTAATCTCAATTATCATGTTCATTAAGCACGCCATAACTTGTCTAGGCTAACCTCACCATGAAACTTCACATTTGACCTTGAGAAGCAGCGCATTAACTCATTGACTTCATATATTGACTAATTAGCTCCTTGTACTTATTTATGCCATCAAATTTAGTGTGAAAACTAAGTCTTCCTACCAAATTTATAGAATTGTCTCTGGTACGATAGGCTCCATTAGAGAGAGACAAACTAACTGTTTTAGTCATGATGTTCATGAAGTTAGCCCTGAGCCAACCATGAAACTAAACATCTAAAAATGGGAAACACAAAGCTACTAAACTCGCATACCTTCAACAACTTGTCATTATACCCTCTTGGTAACTACACCAAGATTTAGTAATTTTGTTTCCTCCTATGCTTAGTGAAAAGTAATATTTTTCCCAACCTCCGTTTTCAGTTATTGTATAATAGGGGCCACGTTTAAGAGGAAAATTAATGGTTGTAGTAATGGTTTGTAAATAGATTAAAAAGTGATGGACATTATAATAAACTGATCATAGCTTGAAAGATGCTTGTATTGTAGGGTTCAAAACAATTTTCTTGTAGCACCTAAGTTTAGTATTCTTGCATATTTAAATTACTCCCAGAAAGTTCTGCAGTTTTTGAGTTTGTATTTAAAATCATGGTATTCAAAAGTTAGGGGATAAAAATGACATAGAACTTGTGGTTTCGTTAGTTGAATGATGATTTTACGTCATTCCCTGTTGAGAAGTGGCAGTTTCATAATCAGCCCTAGCTGGAAAGTGGTAGTTTTGTCATATGTTAGAATGTAGAATTGAAGTGAATACCAAAAGAATTCAAATGTCCGAAGTGAACAAGTAGATTGTATTTAGATGGATAGTATTGAGAGTGGTAGAGAGTTGTTGCAAATGATCTTCAGGGACTGGATATTGTTGTTTTGGGTGTTCCCAAGAAGCCTAAGATTGTATTTGTTATTGGACATAATGGACACGGGGCCATTTGCTTCACTTTTATTGAAGTTTTCGCTTCACTTCTATTGAAGTTTTCTTGTGGAATTCAGATTGTGTAGGATAagtttctttcatcttcaattggACTATTTTTCATTGAAGTTTAATTTGTACAATTGAATAAGTGTCATTCTTAATTTGTTCACTTATAACGCATATGTTGATGATCATTTTATAGTTTAAACCATTGTAGCTTACATATTGAGTTTTTATTAGAGAAAGTCCTTTCCTATAGAAGTTGTGGTTGATTTTTCAAGTTGGTTTCTACCACAAGAGTAAGTGGAGAATTGTTTTGTCTTTGCAAAAAGACATGGAGTCTTGAAGTTGAAAAAACCTTAGTATGGTAGAACTCAAGATATAACTCGATGGTGCAAGCATGTCTTAGTCATTGGAGATAATGAGAAAGATCATGGAGGCTCTCGTAGAGAAGTTGTGCCCTTTGCAAGATGCCAATAACAAGGGGAAGTTTAACGAAGTTCAACTCCAATGAAGAATTGGAGGAACAAAGCCACGGTGAATCAAACTAGAGAAACCCATTTTTAAGGTTGAGGCAAAGATTGTGATTCTTCCTTTGAAGGAGATGTGAATGCAAAGACATGTCACCATTGGTATTTTAGTATGCATTCTCTTgctttagaaaaaaatatttttctgcTAGATTGAGATTAGCAAAGCATGCTTAGATTTAGTTTGAATGTCCCATGTTTCTATGTCTTCAAGGAAGCAAGCTCATATTATTGTTGGGATTAAGAAGCAAATTTATCCAATATGACATAAAGGGGGAAAATGTATGGATTACCAATTTTTAGAACATTAAAGATGGAAAATGTGCAAGACTACACTAGTTAATTTTGTTAAGGGTAGTGCAAATGAAAGTAGATGTGCAACAAGAGGCATTGATGATACACATAAGAGGTCTTCATAGCCACTTCAAAGTCTTGTGTTGCTCTCTTAGCCCATGGACGTATAATTAAAGGAGATAGTCCTCCATTTTTTCTAAAGACAAAAAGAACCAAGTCCAAGGCAATTAATGAAAGTGCTACAAGTACAAAGACAAAATTTATAAGACATAGTTAACATTGTGACTCAAATGGTCATACAAGTGCAACTTGTTGGAAGCTATGCCCAAAACAATATCCCTATTAGAAAAGATTAGAATGGAAAGAAAACCACTATGCCTAGCATTCAAAATGAGGTGAGAGTAATTGATTGTAGTCCAAATGTTAATTCCAAAATTTCttacattttaaatttttgtttgaaaaagaaaaaagagtaTTTGAAGTagtatagcatcaaaattcaagtttaggATGTTAAAATTGACGCGCTTTTTGATTCTTCTTCCCAAGATAACCTCACATCTCAAACTTTGATTGGACAACTTGGTATTGAAACTTATGAACACCTAAAGCCTTATGTTAGACAATTTAGATTCAATTTTGTTGCTAGCCAAAAAATTGTGGAtgaagtggtgttggatgttgtACCAATAATCTATGCATGTGGAGTTGTGTTTATCATCCCCTACATGCATACCAAGCTACTTTTGTAAAGGTATACAATACTTCATGTTGCATTCTTGACGGGACAAGGAGCAACCTAATGCCTCAATCTTACAAGCAAGGAGAACTTGAACCATTCCTTTGGTGAGGGAGAAAAAAAATTAATATGGCTTACATTCAATAAGTTTAAACACTTTGATCTTACAAAATCCTATAGATAGTTGGAGATAGTAGTTTTTAATATCCTGGAAAGGAACAACCCTCTTATTTTGAGAATGAatccaaatatgagaaagttgaatATTCTTACATATTTATATTCTTGTTGAAATTTTGTACAATTTTAATAAAAAGACATCAATTTGAGTccatatgcaaaaaaaaattgattaggtAAATTGGTTTTGAAGAGACTAAGAATCTTGTAT from Cryptomeria japonica chromosome 3, Sugi_1.0, whole genome shotgun sequence harbors:
- the LOC131874644 gene encoding uncharacterized protein LOC131874644, with translation MAPGVMAASQVASGIGMIVGAWVFKALWENDQPKSFVRGGAAPRCATCNGSKRVPCICKRWSDGDQGCSTCDRTGMRTCSSCGGSGTGRPLPVKLRISNGQNKL